The sequence below is a genomic window from Carassius auratus strain Wakin unplaced genomic scaffold, ASM336829v1 scaf_tig00048699, whole genome shotgun sequence.
TTGTTCTGTCTGGTACTGTGTTTTCTCTGCTTGTGTGACTATTCTctcctctttgtgtgtgttttcagtgcaTCTGTCTTGTGCACCATTTgagcggcagtggctcagtggttcatgtaggttgtctacaaaccggaaggttggtggttcaatccccggctccacctgaccaagtgttgaggtgtccttgaACAAGAcccctaaccccagctgctcccgacgagctggatggtgccttgaatggcagacactgcagtcggtgtgtgaatgagtgtgtgaatggcagtggtggacgaagtacacaaatcaagtacttgagtaaaagtaaagatatgtatagtaaaatattactccagtaaaagtactcctttttcaattttactcaagtgaaagtacaaaagtactcaattttttatgtacttaagtaaaaaagtactgaaagatagatgttagaaattttatataggctacttaatttaattttatactagcacatatttttttttaataatcctactgctcaaaatacctgggcccgtattcataaagattctaagaatcctctcagaaaactcttaatttagcttaaaaacttttacgtaggagtctttgcttaaaagcgattcgggaccgatctgagagcaactctgagtcttagtgaggaggcggggttgaccctgttgctatgtatgacacaatcttttgaagactgtgattggttggttgtccaaggaggaaaaaaaaaagagtgattttaagtataggtagtattctaattctcactttgaatttacgtaatttatcctatttgaccgttctctcacatacacacacacacacacacacacacacattatatgtgtgtttataaatCCTTTTTTATATACCATGCTTgaaatttcctataaggtatttgattggcctagaatgataaaaattgttccactctttctaattacagtgattgctgtcctatttaagagCAGTtttaatgttggttttaatgtatcaaacatggaatcaaatacaagaagggcgagaaagtcaaactggacagaggaacagtgtttattgttagcccagttagtggatgaacaaggccattcttaaaggaaaattcgggcctggtgtcacagcaagggacaagaagcagacatgagAGCGTATAGCACAagctattaacggttcattctccctgcttgtgcgcacctataagcctgctatattcataaatgcagttttttgagcctgtaAGGTGgaaatgtccagtggaaacgaaatgaactgcgacacaataagatgttctgaaagtgctgtaattgtttgtgtgatcattctgcttacagaaggttgtgacagacccaaatcatcactattgcattgttgcattttcccagttgccaaatatcgtaatgtagtgattactttaatttatatattaaattataaattattatataatctatagcgtcttattaactcactgtcatccattttctgcaacacatttcttctgcctcttcgtctttctgccattttctcctctgctaaagaaactcttaagcctcttaaaagtccttgtcctaacaagtttgaccttaagacatcttttaagggttaagatgctttctgaattactttttctttactaggattttttctttaattttaagagtaaacgcccacatttataagaattttcttagacttttgtcactaggagctacttttgcattaagattctttatgaatatgggccctgggattttttccaaaataaccactatatggagtcaagatatatttttgtttttgatatggactacactgatgagagtaatgttcactgtgaagcttacactgtgatgtacctgagagaaaacagagttgaccatctgattttcaccagtaagaacaaagtattttaaagtttgttgttttacagaacatcacagtaatatatgacatgataataaggcctgaagttaggaagaacattttaaggaaaatataattatattttcataattattttttccttctcaaatcttgtctgtggtataaaaacacccctggccaaacggggtgcatctcttcccctctttgattaTTACTGTAGTTAcaatgttctgaacatcacatcctttcttttgtccctagatgtaatctatctatctatctatctatctatctatctatctatatatatatatatatatatatatatatatatatatatatatatatatatatatatatatatatatatatatatatatatataggtggttgaataaaaatatttggacattatttattaaaaaattacctcaagttagcaccagcaagcttgttaggtagacagttagcatcagctaacaatatttacttattttcagtacagttatgaataaacattaatgTATGTCTACTCGtatagttaatccaaacaatataacgttactgttgataaacaatataaaaacagacgtcacataggaaatggtagcattttaataaaactgttaatattacggcagcggggaatttgaacatgcacgagttatttatataatctgtgttagtttaatgtgtgtgtttttttgttttgttttttacctaaaacagagacgctgattgatgtgtctgcatcgtctgcactcgagcatttcagtgggcttaaacagatcactctttacagcggatttagttcccaaacaacggacaattttgacctaaatatgattttctgttacaataattaatcctaaatttcgacattaataacttacttttagcaacatcagacgcacgcgcgctcacaagatctcccggttcttactgactcgcactaaacggttcatttgaatcagtgagtggtcgactccagaacagctgcaatcggatcattctaattcgtaaaggaatcgtttggtgtgattcgcgatccgatttaaaggtttattttgaaaagactaagttcgttcatgatgaatcagacaccgcttctgcgtgtcggagcacgtgatatattatagggagtaacgatatgttttatgaaatgtagtgaagtaaaaagtacgattttatgctttggaatgtagtgaagtaaaagtaaaagtcactcgaaataaaactactccagtaaagtacagatacttgaaaaatgtacttaagtacagtaacgaagtaaagctactccgttactgtccaccactggtgaATGGGTGTATGTGAGGCaaaattgtaaagtgctttggatggccatgtggtctgttgaaagcgctatataaatgcagtccatttaccatctGTCTTAAAGAAAATATATCATAACTAGTTTTGATAGAGCTGCTTGTGGTTGAAGAAGTCTTGGAAAGGGAAAGCTGTACATTTAGACAAAATGTTGGTGAACTGCACATTCAGGATCTCAAAGGAAGTGAACAATGTCTTGCATGTGTGAGTAGGCCAGGAgttatcagtgtttttttttgtttgttttttttattgattgaatcaatattttttttctttattggttTAGTCAGTTCATTTACATAAGCTATCTACTTTCCCAAGAATACATTACCTTACACTGGttgtaaaatcttaaaatctgtCGTACCTAGACATTACTGTTAACTCAGTGTAAGCGTGTTTGgtaataaacaaacaagatgGACTCGGTGACAGAAGGATAGTGCAGACAAGAATTCACACAGTAAATGTCTAAAATTATCATTTTCCTCACTTTAGAGATGAACAGATGTTTATTCCAATTGGTGAACTTAtgcattaatgtgtttttttttcttttcttttttttttgtattaataatatgatATGCTCCAGAGAAAATTCCAGAAGGAAAACAATAAGCAAACAAtagcttttaaaatgaattaaaatacttACAGTATgtaatgaggcaataataattaGTTCAAAATAATGTAGCAAAAGTAAGTAATCATATGGGTTTATTGAACAAAActgttaaattacataatttattataaacaatagAGCTCATGTACATTACACATTATAACACATTGCCTGCAGATGGCGCCAAAGACCGGACGATTGTTTTTCACTTTACTGCGCATCTAATCTTCGTTGACCAAACAACATTTAATTCTAATATCcactacattttaatatttggccatGTCTTTACGGCAGAAATGCTACGACACTGTAATGTGTATATAAAAACGCGTCAACTCAGGgtttgagcttttattttgaaatcatgaTAAACAGTTACCACCCCTTTCTCAAATCTTGCCCTCTGGAGCTCCAATGCGCTGCAAACTGTGTCATGTTCATGCGAACTGTAATGTTGGGAATCAGATTAACCTTATATTATACATTCACTAAATGTTGAGTCCATGAATAAGTGCATAATGTTAACACAAATGTGTCATTTGCATCAATGCAGGTCAGTAAACACAAGAAAGTAATGGTCAAATACAGACCCGTATGAACGACATGCAACAACTGAGGCGTGCCCACACTAGAGTATTAACTGTCTGCAGACTCGCAGAACATCATTTTACAAACCACAGATGATCATATCACATGCATTTTTCAGCATatgaaataatgcatgatttgtcaaaataacttaataaaaataatgttttatttcagtagtATATAGATTAGTAtcgctgtttttatttataatttggaATGTTCTTATCTCATAATGTTCTTAAAACTCTTGAAAACAGTTTCTTATGcatgtattttgatatttttgtggcaTCTGATTGGTAAATTATATCTTTGTTCTTCTACGTAgtctaaacatttaaatttacattattcagtattataattatagtattatatataattgtctaaacatatttaaatgtacattattcAGTATTATCACCTCACAACAGATCTTTGTGTAACTGAATCAGTTTTTCTAGATAACCACCTTTACTTTTCCAATATTTATGGACATTTTGATTCTCAGAACACTTCCAGAATGGTTTTAACTATTTCTCAACCAggaaaaaaagtgtgtgtttgtagttTGTGTGTGATGGCAAAGACAACGTTCCCTTGATCTCTAATTTCTGGAAACAATTCTGCAcacactgaaaaccctaataagttgactgaactaaatttattgagtaaacttgttgcctcaatttaattgagtaatggagtctcccaaaacttacatatttaagttcatttaacttgacggttttgtagactacctaaatccctcagaggtttaaatgttgatacatgattcattttaagtcaccattgtggtggaaagtgtttggtttagttgggatcttggtccagttacttcttgtgttaatttgtctcttgctgctgtattggTATATtttgaaacgctgtttttgtggtgaaaaaagacaaatttaaatgagctcaggtgttatttgatgttttttgttgatgagaaagtcatcacataatacgtatttgagatcataaaataagttttgtttgatatttttaacaggcaccaggagtaaaatacttattttaaagatggacgaaatgaatgtgtttgaaataatttgagtaaaagaatcaatcaagtactcacacacacagacttctagatgtagcatatgcatcacaataatggtgacaaacaaaagagctccatagcacaaactcatccttattttccagccttttttgttctgattgtcaccattgatgtgatgcatatccaaaatcttgatgtctgtttgtgacgacatgatcggttttctaaaagtacgtacattgttttatctacaaagtttatatccataaaagtatatccatagttgcagcaatacattttattttactataattagtcaccattacaagcaagatatgtgtatgttagatctcaactctctttgccacagtaacagtgttttacaacacacaagttacagcagcaagagaaaagctaacaccaacaaagagctgataacacctgagctcttttaaacttcatctttcttcgccacaaaaacagcattttaaaatatactgttatagcagcaagagacaagcgaacataagaagtatctggaccaagatcccaactaaaccaaacattttccaccacaatggtgacttcaaatgaatcaagtatgcacatttaaacctctgttaattctcaataagagcttctctagatgtctgacagaaataaagtcacagaaccttgtaaggaggatatgtgaacatctatatcggacgtacagaagacataaaaaacattaaaaaaagacgtcataaaaacattctctcctcagtggatgtcttttcaatgtctgcaaagacataaaaatatatatattttttattttattttttacagtgcagtatagggtttactgtattttcataaatattgtgacagtttgtcaaaaggtcaaagtttaaatatgctgttatttgttttacttcagtgtgctgtcaaaaataagaatatcattttcagttaaatttacatgttgagttaacttaaatatataagtacacttgaaattagtaccaagtcaagtgaacataattgtttaagtacattaaataagcatcaagtttggtgaactgagtgatttaagtacaatctacaaaaccgtcaagttaaataaacttaaatatgtacgttttgggagactccattactcaattaaattgaggcaacgagtttactcaatcaatttagttcagtcaacttattagggttttcagtgtacagtctacaaaaccgtcaagttaaataaacttaaatatgtaagttttgagggactccattactcaattaaattgaggcaatgagtttactcaatcaatttagttcattcaacttattagggttttcgatctaacgagttaagcagtaactttagctgccatgttatttcgctcaaaggaaaacgattgggccacttcatcaaatacttaagttgtcgtttcaataatcatctcaaaatcacgtaccacaaggatttaaattaacatatttcaccagtagaaatcatgcaaaacaactttatatctacataattttagtcaccgaacatagtacacaaagaaaaacttcctcttgaattgtagttcagcaaccaaacagaccaaaaggacgaattttgtaacccaccaatcagtgcttttgttctcttgttgctaggcagaatttctcccatggccaatcacattaaaggaagaacagagtgacgttgagtttttcgaaaggattactcatgattttgagctcacaacacttgaaatcttaagtttatgcatttttaaggtaaattagttaaattaactcatatttttaagtgacagggccaaaatgcaaaattttaagtaatgtttagtcaacattacttgattttttaagtcaaggcaacattagggtttacagtgcataatctgttttaacaatgtgctttgttttgtttaactttCAGTAGTTTACTGATAAACATTAacgtttaatttaaaagttttatttttatttaattatttttgcacagCTATCACAACAATACTAATTTCTTAACACTGAATTTTATCCTCTCTATTCCTAATAAAATGTCTGTGCAGATATCAGACATGCCATTAAGGAAAATAGAAACAAGGCTACGGATAATGACTTGTAAGATTTTCACACTTCACTGAACAAACGTATATAGTAAACCTAATAGTTTTAGctgtagttatttttttaatattatcttACCACATTTTAGTAAATCCTGGTACTATAATATTTACGTTAATATTGGTCATGCAGTTCTGGGAATGTAGATTAGGATTAAAGTTAAACAATGGTACTTTACCTTTAGAAAATGTTCAGTATAGGTCTATTAGTTTATCATACAAAAACCTCCCTGTAATATTCCTCGGATATTAATTCTGAAggaactaaaaaaagaaaagaaacagggATCATACACTAACATCAGAGAAACTTTCTATAGTTTGCTGttacacatcatttatgaacatGAAGATCCAATTTCCACAGTTTTACACTTGAATCAAattatactttttaatttatataaaacattttttttacaaaatttgttttaaatagttaaaaaattacaacatttaattattttattaagagCTTGATGTAACCAAACAAATAAGAATTAACAATTCTTACAATTTACAattcttatttagttttaaattgtcTAAAATTTACAATATGTTTTATTAAGACCTTGGTGTAAGAAACCAAATAAGAGTTGAATCTCTGATTGAGTAACAGTGTGTGTTGTTctgcaggtgtgtttggtgatgaaGTGAAGATTGTgtctgtgatggagggagattctgtcactctacacactgatgtTACTCAAATACAGAAATATACTGAGATACGATGGATGTTTGGAGATAAAGTTATAACTAGATTCAATGTAACAACTCAACAGATCTCAAATAGTGATAGTCCTGAGAGTTTgaaagacagactgaagctggatcatcagactggatctctgaccatcacaaacatcagaaccacagactctggacgtTATATATTAGAGatgtatgaaaaaatatatttgatgaagACCTTTGAAGTTACTATCTATGGTGAGTAGAGCATTATGTGTTATTTGTCCTGTCTgctttatatttgtgtttacatATTGAATCATGGTTAAATTTgtctagtttttctttttttctttttttttgatatataaagattcatttatttactgCTTTTTATCGGAGCAtacctttttgtattttttcatattttccagCTCCTCTGTCCCGTCCTGTCATCACAAGTTACTgtccgtcatcatcatcatcagtgtatggatgttcattgttgtgttcagtggt
It includes:
- the LOC113089141 gene encoding SLAM family member 9-like isoform X1; translated protein: MFLKLLKTVSYACILIFLWHLIGVFGDEVKIVSVMEGDSVTLHTDVTQIQKYTEIRWMFGDKVITRFNVTTQQISNSDSPESLKDRLKLDHQTGSLTITNIRTTDSGRYILEMYEKIYLMKTFEVTIYAPLSPPVITSYCPSSSSSSSVYGCALLCSVFNVSDVTLSWYKGNSLFSSISVSDLSISLSLPLEVKHQDKNSYSCVINNPIRNQTTHLDITQLCQPCSGKVVLI